Genomic window (Pirellulales bacterium):
GCTTGTCCTTGATCCAGCCGACACCGCGGACAATGTACTCGGCGTTGTTTTTCTGAACGACGCCGCCGCCAGCGGGCATGTTGCTCTTGCCCACCGCCGCATAAAGCTCGCCGAGTGTGATACCATAGGCACGTAAATCATCGGGCCGCACGTCGATCTGGTATTCCAACGGCGTGCCGCCAACCACAGCGACATCAGCCACGCCGCCGTCCCGAACCGACGTCAATCCGGGCGCGATGTAGAACTTGTTCAGCGCCCAGAGGCGGCCTGAATCAATCGGGTTACTCGGACTATCCTCCACCGTATACCAGAAAATCTGTCCCAGCGCCGTGGCATCGGGAGCCAAATATGGCACGACACCAGGCGGCAAGTAGGTGTTTGCTTGGCCGAGTTTTTCAGTAACACGTTCACGCGCAAAATAGAAATCCACGTTGTCGTCGAAGATCAACGTAATCATCGAGAAGTTGAATTCCGACGACGACCGCACGGCTTTGATCCCGGCCAAGCCCTGTAACTTGAGCGAAAGCGGATAGGTAACCTGATCTTCGATTTCACGCGGGCTGCGCCCCATCCAGTCCGCGAACACGATCACCTGATTTTCGCTAAGATCAGGAATGGCATCGACCGGTGTGTTCAGCGTGGCATAAATGCCGGCCACGGTCAGCGCCGCGGCGGCGATCAACACCAGAAACCGATTGCGGATCGAAAGTTCGATGATGCGTTCAATCATTTGAATTGCTCACTTGCTCGCTGAATTCGCTTGTTTTAACTGGGCAACCTTGGCCAGTGTGGCTTTCGGGTCCTTGAGGGCTTCGTCTTTGCAGCCATCACAGCACAGAAACACTGGCTCGCCTTCAATCATCAACTTGAACGGAGCGCCCATCGAGCCCAGACGATTCTTCGTTACCGGACACAATCGCTGCGACTCGACGAGCTTTTGATCTTCCGGCGAAAGTTTCGCTAGCGCCTCTTTGATTTCCGATTCCTTCACGGCGTCCGAAGGTATTTCCGGTTTTTCTGCCATCGTTGGTGCAGGAGCAGCGACAGCGTCGTGCCCAGCGGGTTCGGCTAACGTTTTCTGTTTTAGTTCGGCAACTTTAGCCAATGTCTCCGTGGGATTATCCAGCGCCTTTTGCTTGCAACCACTACAGCAGAGAAACACTGGCTGGCCATCGACCATCACCTTCACCGGCGGACCCATTGAGCCGAGTTGGTTGCTTGTCAGAATGGGGCAGAACCTTTGAGCTTCAACCAGCTTGCGGTCCTCGTCCGAGAGTTTGGCGAGTGCGGCTTTGATTTTCGCGTTCGGGTCATCCGGCGTTGAAGGACGGACATTACTTACACTCGAAGTGTCTTTCGAGCCGCTGGAATTGCCGAAATAGATCGATCCAGCCGCCGGGTTAAGTCGCGTTTCAGCATCGACCAGGAATGATCCGCTGGTGACCACCAAATTGCCTTCCAGTAAGCCGTGCAGAACCGGATAGAAAACCGCTCCATCGGGATTGGTCATTTTCGGTCCCAGTGACACTTCAACACCTTCATAAACCCCTGGCTCTGACTGGCGGTAAACAATTTTCTGATTGCCAGTGTCGATGACCGAGCTTTCAGGCACCGCCAGCGCCTTGCCTTGCTCTAGCATTTCCTTACCGTGCGGATCACTGGTGGCATCGGCCAGTGCCGGCAGGTCCTTCGGCAGAATCTTGATGGCGACTTCTGCCGTACCGCCCGGTCGCAGCTTGTGACCCGGATTTGCCAATTCAAACCGCACAGTAATCGTGCGCGAGTCTTGATCGACGTGTGGATAGATGAAAGACAATCTGCCGTGAAACGGCTCGTTGGGATATGACCGCGTGGTTGCGGTAACTTCCAGTCCGGGCGCATTAGGGTCTTTCGGGCCGTGTTCATAGCCTGCGGGCAGCGATGACAAATCCTCTTCGTAAACCTGGGCCTGAATCCACACCGTTGAGAGATCGGCGACATCATATAGCGGCATCCCTTCCTGTACGTATTGTCCTTCCTTGACGTACTTGTTGATGACGTGCCCGCTGAGTGGCGAACGAATTCGCACATGCGTATCGACCTTGTTGGCCGCCAAGAATTCGTCGATCTGCTGATCGTCAATGCCCAACAATTTCAGGCGTGCGCGGGCGCTTTCAACGAGGTCATTGTTACCTCTGTGCTTTGCCTCAATCAGGTTTTGGATGGTAACCATTAAATCAGGGCTGTAAATCAGAGCCAAATCATCGCCCGCGTTAACCATTTGCCCGGTCTCGCTGGCATATAGCTTGTCGATCCGGCCAGCACTGCGAGCGGCGACCGTTTTTTGTCCACGCTCATTGAATTCAATGTAGCCAACTGCCTTGATGTCCTTGGTCAGCGATACATACTGGACTGGCCAGGTTTGAACGCCGGCCAAAACTACGCGATAGGGCGAAAGTTGCACACGGTTGACTATGCCCGCTGGTAGCGCCTTCGCAGTAGCTTCTCCCTTTTTACGCTTGGTTAGGGGCATGAAGCAGATCGGACAGACTTCCTTGTTGTTGTCACGCACAATGGACGGGTGCATGGGGCAATAGTATTCATAACCGGAGTCAGCGCCGGCGACATCCGTAGCGCCTTCAGGGCGCGTCCACTTGTCGTAGTAAGCAGCGAGCGTGTCCCAATGCAGGATGATCGCGCCGATTACCACCAGGATGGCGATGAACCGCAACCGCGCCAGGTTCACCAGGACAATAAAGTCGAACCACCACCATGCCTTTCGCCAACCTTTAAGGTGAGGAGGGGCGCGCAAGCCACCTTCATCACTGAAATTGGGAATTCGTTCAGCCGGACCATCCGGGTGGCCATTGTCGTCTTGGTACATGGGAATACTCGCCGTTAAATCAAACAGATTGAAAACTGATTATTTGAACCGTGTTTGCTCCAGGAGAAGTAAAGGGCAGCCGTGACACGAGCCAGCCAAAACAGGCGCTAACCCGCCAACCCGGCACGGCTGCCCCAATCTATCTCATTGGTCGCTTAGTAGTTCTCCGCGTGGATGCCGGCGCTTGCCAGTGCTTCGATCAACTGAGCGCTGGTTGCGGTTCCATCAGAAGCAAATTGAATCTCGACAATGTGCTGAGCCGGAAACGCTTCCGCCTTCTTTACGCCTGCCACTTTGCCCAGGGCCTCTTTGGCTGCCTTTGCCGTCGCATCATCTTTTACATCGGCGGCTTTCAGCGCCAACCAACTGTCGTAGTGCATACTCGGTCCCATCATGTGCGGGGTGGCAGCGATCAATTGAGCCACTTTCTGGGCCGGCAGAGTCGATTCATCGAACTCGACTTTGGCATTCTTTGTGTTCCAATCGACTTTGATTGAGTGAATGCCAGGCGCCTTGCTTAATGACCTCTCAACAGTCGAAGTACACGGCGGGCAGTGCAGACCTGTAATCAGATAGGTCGCCGACGTTGTTTTATTGGTGTCCGACTTGGCCGGATCAGCAGCCCGGATCAATGCGACAAGAGACAACAAGATTGCGCTGGCGAGAAAAATCTTCGTCATGGGAAATCCTCATTTTTGGCGAAACGAAACAGCGGGAACAACACCCATTACAAAAGTCCCAGTCTGGCGATTTGCCAGACCGGGACACAACGGAGTCACATTACTTACTGACCACCGAACTTGCGTGAATCACTCTTCGGCAATGCCCACAATGGGGTCGAACCGGATCGGCTTCGCATCGTGCCACTCGACGTTCCAGCATTAGGTTCGTAAGAATAAGCGCGATAGGTCTGCGTGCTTCTTTGAGCCACACTACCTTGCGCACTGCCCGGCTGTGTGGGTTGAGCAGTCACCGGAGTAGGCTCGTACGAGAAGCTTCGCTGCTGCGCCGGCGCAGCTGCCTGATACGTTGGCCGCAACTGGCTGCGCGACATCTGGCCGTAGTCGCCGCGCATTTTAGAACTACCATCCATGTAACTTTGTGCCATCGCGCTACCAATTGCCGTGATTGACAGTCCTGTTACAACCGCCACCATCAAACCATTTTTGAAGTGTGTGTTCATATTGCACCGCCTTTTGTTGAAAACCTTAATGAGATGCCGACCCACGTCGGGTCAGCCAAAAACTAAAGCAGTCGAAAATCAGTTTGCATTCAGGGTTTAACCTGAGCTTAGACTGACAACTTGCAGAGTTCGGCGAGCCGATTTCCACCAAGTCGGAGGAGACGAACGCACTATCAGCACGTGATGCAGACTGTTTTTGGCAGCCTATCAGCGTCGCGTAGTTGCGTCGTGCTAGCGCGGCAAAGAGAAAGTTGCCGCGCGGAAGAATCAAATCAGAAAACGATGTAGAGCGACAACAAGATTGTCGGGCGGAGGCCCGGTATTTAACTCAGTAATCTGAGTGAAGGTTGTCCATATTGCGGACAATGGCAGATCGACCGAAACCACAGCCATGTCCGCCAACTGATGCACATCCGCAACCTGCATGGCTGTTTTGACGACCGGGGTCACAGCATATGTCGAAAATGGCCGGCAATGGTCGCCGCTTTGCACGCCATCGCCGTGAACGCGGACTGCATTGCTTGCCACCGAATTGCAACAATTCGTTTTGCCTTTGCAGTAACAACAGCACATGCCTCCGTGGCAGCAAGTACAATGGCACTGACAAGGCATATTGGTTTTCGTTTGGCCGCAGGCACTCGCTTCCTGCATGGCTTGGCAATGACAACCAGGCTCAAAGTGCCCGGTCGGACTCATGCAGCCAGAAACCATTCGACCATTTATCAACGCAACAGGCACCATCGCCCAAATCACCGCCGCTTGAAAGCGACGACGGATCAAGCGATTGAGGAATTTGCCAGCCATAAACGAACACCTGTTGCGCAGGTCAGAACGCCCAAATTCTATGGGTCGCTGGTTTAGATGTCAAAACTGATCCTCGGTTACAGTTCGCTAATCATTGATCCTGTTCGGCATAAAACCTTTCATTTCATTAGTTTGCCTAAAGTTTGCCAATTATTCCGTGGTTTATTAGCAAATTCTGGCGAATCCTAGCTGGGTAACAGACCGTCGTACCATACCTAGCAACAGTCGTCCACTTATTCGATGACTAGCAATGTGGTTATTTCGAGGCTAACACAGTAGAGCCGTAACCTGATTTTGCGGTCGCAATTGAATCTATGTGCCGCCGCCACTGGCGATCCAATTCTCGCACGTCGGAAATGCCATAGCATTCACGAAGAGCAGCATCATAGCCTTCCGCGGTTGCCCGCTGAATGAATACTACAAATTGAGCCGGCTTCTTTTGGTCGATCAGATACTCCGCCAAAGACGCGCTTTGACCATAGAATGTTCCAACACGCTCCGGGCGAGGATACGTTTCCATCGTCATAAGTGCGGCGAGGTCAAAAGTTGTGTTGCGGACGAGTGCAGCTTCGAGGTCTTTCTGATGGCGGCCTTGCTTAGCATCGGTATCGGCCAGTATTGCCGCTCCTTCATCAGCCCAGCGTGGCACAGTAATCGAAGGGAAACAATCTTTTATCACAACGTGAGTAAGTTCGTGCGGCAAAGCGGCTGTCAAGAAATATGGGCGATCTCCTAGTAGATCAATTCGTCGGCTGCCAATTCTTGCGTTTTCGGCTTTGACCAGTGATGAGCCGACCGTATGCTCACTTCCGCGTCCACAAGCGCTGATGTAGCTGTCGAGATTCGGATGCAGTACGATTTGACACTTGGGTGTCCATGTTTTTTGGGAATCGTCGCCAAGCCATTTCGTTTGTAAGCTTATGCGGAGAGCCTCAGCGGTTTTTGCCAACAGCTTCGCGGTCGATTGCGAATCAAGGCAACACGCTTGGAAGTTTTCGGTTTCGACAACGTACCACTTACCGCAGCGAGAACATTTTTCACAGCATAAGCAATTGGCCGGGCACTTACAGGTGGATGGATCGTCCGCGCCCAGTAATCTTTGCCCCGCAAGGCTGACGGCCATAACGAAGATGGCTGTCGATATGCTTAGCCGATGGGGCATAATGAGTTTCGTCCGCTATACAGTCTTTGTCACATAGGGGTCTGTCCCTGCATTAGCTAGCGGTATGCCAAGTCGGAATTGCGCTGTGATTTACAAAGCGTCCATATCGCAACCATTTGCACTGGATAGATTTAAGCGCTGAATCACGGATGCCAAACCAAGCGACTCGCCGCCTTGATGTGCCCCTTAATGCGTAACAAATGGGCAGACTTTGCCGTAGCTCAGAGCGAAGCGCCGCTAACTAAAGGTCGCATTCTCGACATTTGTTCATACGATTTGCACGGTCGTGACGATGAATCCTGACAGCGCAGTCGTTTCCGACGCGCTTCACGCTAACCCGCCAGCCTAACCCGGCCCGCCTTGAACGCATGGAGGCGTCATGTCGCTTGTCCGAATGGTGGGATTCTGCGTTTGCGTAGCGGCAATCATGGCTGGATGTCGCACCACGCAAACATGTTCGAATTGTTCGCATCAGGTGGTGAACACGTCGCCAGACGACTCGCGCGCCATGCCTGTTACACCGACCATTGCCGTACAAAAACCATCGATCACATCATTGCAACAACAGGCGGTTGCTGTGTTGCCGTTACCGCCAGACGGTATATCTGCCGTCTATCCCACGGTTGCCCAAGTGTCATATCAGCAGCCAACTGAAAATGTAGTGCAGGGGGCCGAATCACTTCCGCAAGCTCCTGCGCAAATGGAATTCTGTTTGGCTGAATTCGTGGCCGAAGTGCAGGCTCGAAATCCTTCGCTGCAAGCGATGATGGCCGCTGCCCAGGCCACCGCCGAGCGTTATCCCCAGGTCGTTGCGCTGGACGATCCGATGTTCAACGCTAATTTGGCACCGGCGTCACTTGGATCAAGCACGGTCGAAGGCGCATACACTCTTGAATTATCGCAAAAGTTTCCCTGGTTCGGCAAACGTGCTGCACGGGGTCGGGCCGCGAAAGCTGATGCGAGTTCTGCATATGCGGACGCAGAGGATGCTCGCTTGCGCTTGATCGAAACCGCTGAACTGGCATTCTACGATTACTATCTCGTAGCCCGTCAACGAGACTTACTCGGTTGGAATACAGATGTGATGCGCCAATTCCGTGACACCGCGCAATCGAAATATCGTGCCAATCAAGTCACCCAACAAGACATTCTGCAAGCTGACGTGGAACTTACGCAACTTGAGCGCCGGCAGCTTGAGCTGGAGCGGATGAAAACGGTGGCAATGGCACGCATCAATACACTGCTGCACCAACCAACAAA
Coding sequences:
- a CDS encoding efflux RND transporter periplasmic adaptor subunit → MYQDDNGHPDGPAERIPNFSDEGGLRAPPHLKGWRKAWWWFDFIVLVNLARLRFIAILVVIGAIILHWDTLAAYYDKWTRPEGATDVAGADSGYEYYCPMHPSIVRDNNKEVCPICFMPLTKRKKGEATAKALPAGIVNRVQLSPYRVVLAGVQTWPVQYVSLTKDIKAVGYIEFNERGQKTVAARSAGRIDKLYASETGQMVNAGDDLALIYSPDLMVTIQNLIEAKHRGNNDLVESARARLKLLGIDDQQIDEFLAANKVDTHVRIRSPLSGHVINKYVKEGQYVQEGMPLYDVADLSTVWIQAQVYEEDLSSLPAGYEHGPKDPNAPGLEVTATTRSYPNEPFHGRLSFIYPHVDQDSRTITVRFELANPGHKLRPGGTAEVAIKILPKDLPALADATSDPHGKEMLEQGKALAVPESSVIDTGNQKIVYRQSEPGVYEGVEVSLGPKMTNPDGAVFYPVLHGLLEGNLVVTSGSFLVDAETRLNPAAGSIYFGNSSGSKDTSSVSNVRPSTPDDPNAKIKAALAKLSDEDRKLVEAQRFCPILTSNQLGSMGPPVKVMVDGQPVFLCCSGCKQKALDNPTETLAKVAELKQKTLAEPAGHDAVAAPAPTMAEKPEIPSDAVKESEIKEALAKLSPEDQKLVESQRLCPVTKNRLGSMGAPFKLMIEGEPVFLCCDGCKDEALKDPKATLAKVAQLKQANSASK
- a CDS encoding cation transporter, whose product is MTKIFLASAILLSLVALIRAADPAKSDTNKTTSATYLITGLHCPPCTSTVERSLSKAPGIHSIKVDWNTKNAKVEFDESTLPAQKVAQLIAATPHMMGPSMHYDSWLALKAADVKDDATAKAAKEALGKVAGVKKAEAFPAQHIVEIQFASDGTATSAQLIEALASAGIHAENY
- a CDS encoding TolC family protein; its protein translation is MSLVRMVGFCVCVAAIMAGCRTTQTCSNCSHQVVNTSPDDSRAMPVTPTIAVQKPSITSLQQQAVAVLPLPPDGISAVYPTVAQVSYQQPTENVVQGAESLPQAPAQMEFCLAEFVAEVQARNPSLQAMMAAAQATAERYPQVVALDDPMFNANLAPASLGSSTVEGAYTLELSQKFPWFGKRAARGRAAKADASSAYADAEDARLRLIETAELAFYDYYLVARQRDLLGWNTDVMRQFRDTAQSKYRANQVTQQDILQADVELTQLERRQLELERMKTVAMARINTLLHQPTNTALPPPPRQLSFTDGLPDVNQLQQIAAGQRPELASLASQIVARQADLCLAQKQYYPDTEVYGHYDTYWQPASTQGDLRGEVGARVNLPIYYGRLSAGVREADDRVNQKRAEYDQKLLDIQYEVQQAYAEVYESQQALKLYTDKLVPIAEQNVAAARSNYDVGKSSFLDLAVAQRQLIDVREKHQEVLAEYHQRVASLKRAIGGPLPSSQGIEAVPAPSPN